The genomic segment CGGCGCCGCTCGATCCCACCGAGGCCCTGACGCTTGGCGAGCTGCTGGAGCGCTACGCCACCCTGCGCGACACCCTGCTGGGGCTGGAGGCCGAGCGCGACGAGCTGGCCGCCCGCATCAAGGCGGCGCTGGCCTCGGGGGAGCGGGCTGAAACCGACCTCTACCGCGCCGAACTCAAGGTGTCGCGCCGGGTCGAGTACCCGCTCGACCGCTTCCGCGACGTGTTCGGGGACGCGGCGGCGCTGGAGGCGGCCACCATCGACCGCAAACGGGCCGAGGCGCTCGCCAAAGCGGGCGACCTCAACCCCGAGCGGCTGCGTGACCTCGCCGTGGTCCGGGAAACGCAGGCGCTGGTGCTGGTGCCCAAGACGCGCTGAGGCTCATGGACGACGCCTTTCCCGTGGAGGTCGAACCCACCGTGCGGGCCTACGCGGGGAGCCTGGGCGCTGCCGGGCGGCGGTGGCTGGACTCGCTGGCGGGCGCGGTGGAGCGGCAATGCCGGGACTGGGAGCTTCAGAGGGGCGAGGCCCTGACGGGGGGCAGCCGTTCTTACGTGTGCCGGGTCACCCGCGCGGACGGTGGGCGGGCCGTGCTCAAGCTGGCCCTGCCGGAACCCGCGCTCACTGCGCAGATGTCCACCCTCCTGGCGGCCCAGGGACAGGGCTACGTGCGGGTGCTGAGGCATGACCCCGGCCGGGGAGCCCTGCTGATGGAGGCCCTCGGGCCGTCGGCGGAGAAGGACCATGACCTTCCCGCCGTGCTGGCCCTGACCGCCGAGACGCTGAAGCGGGCCTGGCAGGTGCCCCCCGAACGCTGCGCCCTGCCGGGCGAGGCCGAACACAAGGCGGCCAGCCTCCTGGCCCTCGTGCGCGACCTCGCCGGGGAGAACCGGGAGATTCAGGCGGTGGTGGAGCAGGCTCTGCGCTACGCCCACGAGCGGTGGGAGGCCCGCGACCCGGCCCGGCAGATCATCGTCCACGGCGACCCCCATGTCGGGAATCTGCTGCGGGTAGAGGGCACCCGTATCGGCGCCGAGACGGGTTACGTGTTCGTCGACCCCGAGGGATTTCTCTGCGAGCCCGAATACGACCTCGGGGTGGCGCTGCGAGGCTGGAACTCGCATCTGCTGGCCTCGGACGATCCGCAAGCAGAAGTGCGCGGTTGGTGCGATCAGATGGCCCAGGCGACGGGCACCGACCCCGAGGCCATCTGGCAGTGGACGTACCTGGAGCGGGTTTCCACTGGACTGTATGTCGGCCATCACGGGTTGCCGAAGCCCGGCGCCCTCTATCTGGAGGTGGCGTTCAGGCTACTGGCGTGACCGGATGGCTCTGGCCCGTCCAGCAGCACCTCGACGACGACCACATCGCGCCACTCGCCGCCTTGCCGGGCGTGGCGCAGGTGCACGCCGACCTCGCGGAAGCCGCAGCGGGCGTGCAGTCGGCGGCTGGCGGCGTTCTCGGTCAGGATGCGGCTGGTGAGCTTGTGGAGCCCGGCTTCATGGGCCGCCCCCAGCAAAGCCCGCAGCGCCGCCTCGCCGTGGCCTTGTCCCCGCGCCTCCCGCGCCGTGTAAACTCCGTGGTCCCCGATGGTCGCGTAGGCGGGCCGGGTGCTGTAGGGACTGCTCCACGCAAAGGCCACGACCTCTCCCGCCCCGTTCAGCGCG from the Deinococcus sp. NW-56 genome contains:
- a CDS encoding arsinothricin resistance N-acetyltransferase ArsN1 family A; protein product: MSQTRAATPADAPAVTRIYNQGIQDRGATFETRERHENEIRERLSGTQPAVVALNGAGEVVAFAWSSPYSTRPAYATIGDHGVYTAREARGQGHGEAALRALLGAAHEAGLHKLTSRILTENAASRRLHARCGFREVGVHLRHARQGGEWRDVVVVEVLLDGPEPSGHASSLNATSR
- a CDS encoding aminoglycoside phosphotransferase family protein is translated as MDDAFPVEVEPTVRAYAGSLGAAGRRWLDSLAGAVERQCRDWELQRGEALTGGSRSYVCRVTRADGGRAVLKLALPEPALTAQMSTLLAAQGQGYVRVLRHDPGRGALLMEALGPSAEKDHDLPAVLALTAETLKRAWQVPPERCALPGEAEHKAASLLALVRDLAGENREIQAVVEQALRYAHERWEARDPARQIIVHGDPHVGNLLRVEGTRIGAETGYVFVDPEGFLCEPEYDLGVALRGWNSHLLASDDPQAEVRGWCDQMAQATGTDPEAIWQWTYLERVSTGLYVGHHGLPKPGALYLEVAFRLLA